One Castanea sativa cultivar Marrone di Chiusa Pesio chromosome 4, ASM4071231v1 DNA window includes the following coding sequences:
- the LOC142632251 gene encoding splicing factor Cactin-like, producing MKSRYIERKAELGKLRKRRAPEKTFKVLRDERARELARSRLCDEEEADPEPEKEEENRAMALAVVKEQQRRLQEALASKAAPSSEDSFAINELNLDSQVYWWHDKYRPRKPKYVNHVHTGYVWNKYNRTHCDHENPPPKFVQGYKFDIFYPDVVDKTKVPSFILEEDKDSESNNGESETCIIRFHAGPPYQDIAFRIVNKDWEYSHKNGSKCTFDGGILRLYFNFKRCPYRS from the coding sequence ATGAAATCAAGATACATTGAAAGAAAGGCAGAGCTTGGAAAGCTGAGAAAGAGAAGGGCTCCTGAAAAGACTTTCAAGGTTCTACGTGATGAGAGAGCCAGAGAACTTGCTCGTTCTCGTCTTTGtgatgaagaagaagcagaCCCTGAAcctgaaaaagaagaagaaaacagggCTATGGCTTTGGCTGTTGTAAAAGAACAACAAAGGAGGCTTCAAGAAGCTTTGGCATCAAAGGCGGCTCCTTCTTCAGAAGATAGTTTCGCCATTAATGAACTGAACTTGGACTCTCAGGTTTATTGGTGGCATGACAAGTATAGACCAAGGAAACCAAAGTATGTGAACCATGTTCACACTGGATATGTGTGGAACAAATACAATAGGACTCACTGTGATCATGAAAACCCACCTCCAAAGTTTGTGCAGGGgtataaatttgatatctttTATCCAGATGTTGTTGACAAAACAAAGGTTCCAAGTTTCATTCTTGAGGAGGACAAGGATTCTGAAAGCAACAATGGTGAGAGTGAGACTTGCATTATTAGGTTCCATGCAGGGCCACCTTATCAGGACATTGCTTTTAGGATTGTGAACAAGGATTGGGAATATTCCCACAAGAATGGCTCCAAGTGTACATTTGATGGTGGTATTTTGCGTCTGTATTTCAACTTTAAACGCTGCCCATACCGCAGTTGA